A part of Cervus elaphus chromosome 11, mCerEla1.1, whole genome shotgun sequence genomic DNA contains:
- the TMEM87B gene encoding transmembrane protein 87B isoform X3 — MKKEAASITAAVEKLLKSGPLIFRKTMFNSTEIKFSVKSFSCPGPMKFTIEWHLEHHTCHNEYSELEELSQKHELQVTEDFCGHYFKNSECWTTKNENVECSSDLQVFPPLNNKQLISNTGNVSNQEGSTDVVAKTQRDGFHIFIVSVKTEKTDASWNLNVSLSMLGPYGYISASDWPLMIFYMVMCIVYILYGVLWLMWSACYWKDILRIQFWIAAVIFLGMLEKAVFYAEYQNINSSGLSTQGLLIFAELISAIKRTLARLLVIIVSLGYGIVKPRLGTVMHRVIGLGVLYFIFAAVEGVMRVIGGSNHLAVVLGDIILAVIDSIFVWFIFISLAQTMKTLRLRKNTVKFSLYRHFTNTLIFAILASVVFMVWTTKTFRFAKCQSDWMERWVDDAFWSFLFSLILIVIMFLWRPSANNQRYAFMPLIDDSDDEIEEFMVTSENLTEGIKLRASKTVSNGTAKPATSDNFGEDLKWVEENIPSSFTDVALPVLVDSDEEIMTRSEMAEKMFSSEKIM; from the exons ATGAAGAAGGAGGCGGCGAGTATAACAGCAGCCGTGGAGAAACTCTTG AAATCAGGACCTTTGATATTTAGGAAAACCATGTTTAACTCTACTGAGATCAAGTTTTCTG TGAAGTCATTCAGCTGTCCCGGGCCTATGAAGTTTACCATCGAGTGGCATTTGGAGCATCATACCTGTCACAATGAATATTCTGAGTTGGAA GAGCTGTCACAGAAACATGAACTTCAGGTCACTGAAGACTTTTGTGGTCATTATTTCAAGAACAGTGAATGCTggacaacaaaaaatgaaaatgtagagtGCAGTAGTGATTTACAGGTGTTTCCCCCATTGAAT aATAAACAACTAATATCAAATACCGGAAATGTTTCAAACCAGGAAGGATCAACA gaTGTTGTAGCCAAAACACAAAGAGATGGGTTTCATATCTTTATTGTTTCtgttaaaacagaaaaaacagaTGCAAGCTGGAATTTGAACG TTTCTCTTTCTATGTTGGGACCTTATGGATATATATCTGCATCAGATTGGCCTCTAATGATT TTCTACATGGTGATGTGTATTGTTTATATCTTATATGGTGTTCTGTGGCTGATGTGGTCTGCCTGTTACTGGAAAGATATATTAAGAATCCAGTTCTGGATTGCAGCTGTTATTTTCCTGGGAATGCTTGAAAAAGCAGTCTTTTATGCTGAATACCAAAACATCAACAGCAGTGGGCTATCAA CGCAAGGGTTACTGATATTTGCGGAGTTGATATCTGCGATTAAGAGGACTCTGGCTCGCCTCCTGGTGATCATCGTGAGCTTGGGATACGGTATCGTAAA GCCTCGTCTAGGAACCGTCATGCACCGGGTCATTGGATTGGGGgttctttattttatctttgcGGCTGTTGAAGGCGTGATGAGAGTCATTGGG ggtTCTAACCATTTAGCTGTTGTCCTTGGTGACATTATTTTAGCAGTTATTGACTCCATTTTTGTATGGTTC atttttataagtTTGGCACAAACTATGAAGACTCTCAGGCTAAGAAAGAACacagtaaaattttctttatacaGGCACTTTACAAATACCCTGATCTTTGCCATACTGG CATCTGTAGTGTTTATGGTGTGGACAACTAAGACATTTAGGTTTGCAAAATGTCAATCA GATTGGATGGAACGCTGGGTTGATGATGCATTTTGGAGCTTCCTTTTCTCACTTATTCTTATTGTAATAATGTTTTTGTGGAGACCATCAGCAAATAATCAGAG ATATGCCTTCATGCCTTTAATAGATGATTCTGATGATGAAATTGAAGAATTCATGGTAACATCTGAAAATTTAA CTGAAGGAATAAAATTAAGAGCCTCAAAAACAGTTTCCAATGGAACAGCTAAACCTGCTACTTCTGATAATTTT GGTGAAGATTTGAAGTGGGTGGaggaaaatattccctcttcATTCACAGATGT agcTCTTCCAGTGTTGGTGGATTCAGATGag gaaattatgaCCAGATCTGAAATGGCAGAAAAAATGTTCTCTTCCGAAAAAATAATGTGA
- the TMEM87B gene encoding transmembrane protein 87B isoform X2, translating to MAAVCRDGVWLPPRRRFTAGRPLLRFALCLLCCGPAAVGAVPEVGLWTATISDKSGPLIFRKTMFNSTEIKFSVKSFSCPGPMKFTIEWHLEHHTCHNEYSELEELSQKHELQVTEDFCGHYFKNSECWTTKNENVECSSDLQVFPPLNNKQLISNTGNVSNQEGSTDVVAKTQRDGFHIFIVSVKTEKTDASWNLNVSLSMLGPYGYISASDWPLMIFYMVMCIVYILYGVLWLMWSACYWKDILRIQFWIAAVIFLGMLEKAVFYAEYQNINSSGLSTQGLLIFAELISAIKRTLARLLVIIVSLGYGIVKPRLGTVMHRVIGLGVLYFIFAAVEGVMRVIGANDSDLVLLASLPLSLLDSGLCWWIFISLAQTMKTLRLRKNTVKFSLYRHFTNTLIFAILASVVFMVWTTKTFRFAKCQSDWMERWVDDAFWSFLFSLILIVIMFLWRPSANNQRYAFMPLIDDSDDEIEEFMVTSENLTEGIKLRASKTVSNGTAKPATSDNFGEDLKWVEENIPSSFTDVALPVLVDSDEEIMTRSEMAEKMFSSEKIM from the exons AAATCAGGACCTTTGATATTTAGGAAAACCATGTTTAACTCTACTGAGATCAAGTTTTCTG TGAAGTCATTCAGCTGTCCCGGGCCTATGAAGTTTACCATCGAGTGGCATTTGGAGCATCATACCTGTCACAATGAATATTCTGAGTTGGAA GAGCTGTCACAGAAACATGAACTTCAGGTCACTGAAGACTTTTGTGGTCATTATTTCAAGAACAGTGAATGCTggacaacaaaaaatgaaaatgtagagtGCAGTAGTGATTTACAGGTGTTTCCCCCATTGAAT aATAAACAACTAATATCAAATACCGGAAATGTTTCAAACCAGGAAGGATCAACA gaTGTTGTAGCCAAAACACAAAGAGATGGGTTTCATATCTTTATTGTTTCtgttaaaacagaaaaaacagaTGCAAGCTGGAATTTGAACG TTTCTCTTTCTATGTTGGGACCTTATGGATATATATCTGCATCAGATTGGCCTCTAATGATT TTCTACATGGTGATGTGTATTGTTTATATCTTATATGGTGTTCTGTGGCTGATGTGGTCTGCCTGTTACTGGAAAGATATATTAAGAATCCAGTTCTGGATTGCAGCTGTTATTTTCCTGGGAATGCTTGAAAAAGCAGTCTTTTATGCTGAATACCAAAACATCAACAGCAGTGGGCTATCAA CGCAAGGGTTACTGATATTTGCGGAGTTGATATCTGCGATTAAGAGGACTCTGGCTCGCCTCCTGGTGATCATCGTGAGCTTGGGATACGGTATCGTAAA GCCTCGTCTAGGAACCGTCATGCACCGGGTCATTGGATTGGGGgttctttattttatctttgcGGCTGTTGAAGGCGTGATGAGAGTCATTGGG GCAAATGACTCTGACCTTGTGCTTCTGGCCagcctccctctgtctctccttgACTCTGGCTTGTGCTGGTGG atttttataagtTTGGCACAAACTATGAAGACTCTCAGGCTAAGAAAGAACacagtaaaattttctttatacaGGCACTTTACAAATACCCTGATCTTTGCCATACTGG CATCTGTAGTGTTTATGGTGTGGACAACTAAGACATTTAGGTTTGCAAAATGTCAATCA GATTGGATGGAACGCTGGGTTGATGATGCATTTTGGAGCTTCCTTTTCTCACTTATTCTTATTGTAATAATGTTTTTGTGGAGACCATCAGCAAATAATCAGAG ATATGCCTTCATGCCTTTAATAGATGATTCTGATGATGAAATTGAAGAATTCATGGTAACATCTGAAAATTTAA CTGAAGGAATAAAATTAAGAGCCTCAAAAACAGTTTCCAATGGAACAGCTAAACCTGCTACTTCTGATAATTTT GGTGAAGATTTGAAGTGGGTGGaggaaaatattccctcttcATTCACAGATGT agcTCTTCCAGTGTTGGTGGATTCAGATGag gaaattatgaCCAGATCTGAAATGGCAGAAAAAATGTTCTCTTCCGAAAAAATAATGTGA
- the TMEM87B gene encoding transmembrane protein 87B isoform X1 yields MAAVCRDGVWLPPRRRFTAGRPLLRFALCLLCCGPAAVGAVPEVGLWTATISDKSGPLIFRKTMFNSTEIKFSVKSFSCPGPMKFTIEWHLEHHTCHNEYSELEELSQKHELQVTEDFCGHYFKNSECWTTKNENVECSSDLQVFPPLNNKQLISNTGNVSNQEGSTDVVAKTQRDGFHIFIVSVKTEKTDASWNLNVSLSMLGPYGYISASDWPLMIFYMVMCIVYILYGVLWLMWSACYWKDILRIQFWIAAVIFLGMLEKAVFYAEYQNINSSGLSTQGLLIFAELISAIKRTLARLLVIIVSLGYGIVKPRLGTVMHRVIGLGVLYFIFAAVEGVMRVIGGSNHLAVVLGDIILAVIDSIFVWFIFISLAQTMKTLRLRKNTVKFSLYRHFTNTLIFAILASVVFMVWTTKTFRFAKCQSDWMERWVDDAFWSFLFSLILIVIMFLWRPSANNQRYAFMPLIDDSDDEIEEFMVTSENLTEGIKLRASKTVSNGTAKPATSDNFGEDLKWVEENIPSSFTDVALPVLVDSDEEIMTRSEMAEKMFSSEKIM; encoded by the exons AAATCAGGACCTTTGATATTTAGGAAAACCATGTTTAACTCTACTGAGATCAAGTTTTCTG TGAAGTCATTCAGCTGTCCCGGGCCTATGAAGTTTACCATCGAGTGGCATTTGGAGCATCATACCTGTCACAATGAATATTCTGAGTTGGAA GAGCTGTCACAGAAACATGAACTTCAGGTCACTGAAGACTTTTGTGGTCATTATTTCAAGAACAGTGAATGCTggacaacaaaaaatgaaaatgtagagtGCAGTAGTGATTTACAGGTGTTTCCCCCATTGAAT aATAAACAACTAATATCAAATACCGGAAATGTTTCAAACCAGGAAGGATCAACA gaTGTTGTAGCCAAAACACAAAGAGATGGGTTTCATATCTTTATTGTTTCtgttaaaacagaaaaaacagaTGCAAGCTGGAATTTGAACG TTTCTCTTTCTATGTTGGGACCTTATGGATATATATCTGCATCAGATTGGCCTCTAATGATT TTCTACATGGTGATGTGTATTGTTTATATCTTATATGGTGTTCTGTGGCTGATGTGGTCTGCCTGTTACTGGAAAGATATATTAAGAATCCAGTTCTGGATTGCAGCTGTTATTTTCCTGGGAATGCTTGAAAAAGCAGTCTTTTATGCTGAATACCAAAACATCAACAGCAGTGGGCTATCAA CGCAAGGGTTACTGATATTTGCGGAGTTGATATCTGCGATTAAGAGGACTCTGGCTCGCCTCCTGGTGATCATCGTGAGCTTGGGATACGGTATCGTAAA GCCTCGTCTAGGAACCGTCATGCACCGGGTCATTGGATTGGGGgttctttattttatctttgcGGCTGTTGAAGGCGTGATGAGAGTCATTGGG ggtTCTAACCATTTAGCTGTTGTCCTTGGTGACATTATTTTAGCAGTTATTGACTCCATTTTTGTATGGTTC atttttataagtTTGGCACAAACTATGAAGACTCTCAGGCTAAGAAAGAACacagtaaaattttctttatacaGGCACTTTACAAATACCCTGATCTTTGCCATACTGG CATCTGTAGTGTTTATGGTGTGGACAACTAAGACATTTAGGTTTGCAAAATGTCAATCA GATTGGATGGAACGCTGGGTTGATGATGCATTTTGGAGCTTCCTTTTCTCACTTATTCTTATTGTAATAATGTTTTTGTGGAGACCATCAGCAAATAATCAGAG ATATGCCTTCATGCCTTTAATAGATGATTCTGATGATGAAATTGAAGAATTCATGGTAACATCTGAAAATTTAA CTGAAGGAATAAAATTAAGAGCCTCAAAAACAGTTTCCAATGGAACAGCTAAACCTGCTACTTCTGATAATTTT GGTGAAGATTTGAAGTGGGTGGaggaaaatattccctcttcATTCACAGATGT agcTCTTCCAGTGTTGGTGGATTCAGATGag gaaattatgaCCAGATCTGAAATGGCAGAAAAAATGTTCTCTTCCGAAAAAATAATGTGA
- the TMEM87B gene encoding transmembrane protein 87B isoform X4 — protein sequence MKFTIEWHLEHHTCHNEYSELEELSQKHELQVTEDFCGHYFKNSECWTTKNENVECSSDLQVFPPLNNKQLISNTGNVSNQEGSTDVVAKTQRDGFHIFIVSVKTEKTDASWNLNVSLSMLGPYGYISASDWPLMIFYMVMCIVYILYGVLWLMWSACYWKDILRIQFWIAAVIFLGMLEKAVFYAEYQNINSSGLSTQGLLIFAELISAIKRTLARLLVIIVSLGYGIVKPRLGTVMHRVIGLGVLYFIFAAVEGVMRVIGGSNHLAVVLGDIILAVIDSIFVWFIFISLAQTMKTLRLRKNTVKFSLYRHFTNTLIFAILASVVFMVWTTKTFRFAKCQSDWMERWVDDAFWSFLFSLILIVIMFLWRPSANNQRYAFMPLIDDSDDEIEEFMVTSENLTEGIKLRASKTVSNGTAKPATSDNFGEDLKWVEENIPSSFTDVALPVLVDSDEEIMTRSEMAEKMFSSEKIM from the exons ATGAAGTTTACCATCGAGTGGCATTTGGAGCATCATACCTGTCACAATGAATATTCTGAGTTGGAA GAGCTGTCACAGAAACATGAACTTCAGGTCACTGAAGACTTTTGTGGTCATTATTTCAAGAACAGTGAATGCTggacaacaaaaaatgaaaatgtagagtGCAGTAGTGATTTACAGGTGTTTCCCCCATTGAAT aATAAACAACTAATATCAAATACCGGAAATGTTTCAAACCAGGAAGGATCAACA gaTGTTGTAGCCAAAACACAAAGAGATGGGTTTCATATCTTTATTGTTTCtgttaaaacagaaaaaacagaTGCAAGCTGGAATTTGAACG TTTCTCTTTCTATGTTGGGACCTTATGGATATATATCTGCATCAGATTGGCCTCTAATGATT TTCTACATGGTGATGTGTATTGTTTATATCTTATATGGTGTTCTGTGGCTGATGTGGTCTGCCTGTTACTGGAAAGATATATTAAGAATCCAGTTCTGGATTGCAGCTGTTATTTTCCTGGGAATGCTTGAAAAAGCAGTCTTTTATGCTGAATACCAAAACATCAACAGCAGTGGGCTATCAA CGCAAGGGTTACTGATATTTGCGGAGTTGATATCTGCGATTAAGAGGACTCTGGCTCGCCTCCTGGTGATCATCGTGAGCTTGGGATACGGTATCGTAAA GCCTCGTCTAGGAACCGTCATGCACCGGGTCATTGGATTGGGGgttctttattttatctttgcGGCTGTTGAAGGCGTGATGAGAGTCATTGGG ggtTCTAACCATTTAGCTGTTGTCCTTGGTGACATTATTTTAGCAGTTATTGACTCCATTTTTGTATGGTTC atttttataagtTTGGCACAAACTATGAAGACTCTCAGGCTAAGAAAGAACacagtaaaattttctttatacaGGCACTTTACAAATACCCTGATCTTTGCCATACTGG CATCTGTAGTGTTTATGGTGTGGACAACTAAGACATTTAGGTTTGCAAAATGTCAATCA GATTGGATGGAACGCTGGGTTGATGATGCATTTTGGAGCTTCCTTTTCTCACTTATTCTTATTGTAATAATGTTTTTGTGGAGACCATCAGCAAATAATCAGAG ATATGCCTTCATGCCTTTAATAGATGATTCTGATGATGAAATTGAAGAATTCATGGTAACATCTGAAAATTTAA CTGAAGGAATAAAATTAAGAGCCTCAAAAACAGTTTCCAATGGAACAGCTAAACCTGCTACTTCTGATAATTTT GGTGAAGATTTGAAGTGGGTGGaggaaaatattccctcttcATTCACAGATGT agcTCTTCCAGTGTTGGTGGATTCAGATGag gaaattatgaCCAGATCTGAAATGGCAGAAAAAATGTTCTCTTCCGAAAAAATAATGTGA